The Ruegeria sp. SCSIO 43209 genomic interval ATGGATACGAAAATCGGCCAGACCTTCTCGCGTCAGGATGTACGCGAGGCCGTGATCCCAGCCTATATGGGCCTGATCAAGCAGGCTGACGACCAAATGGGGCGGCTGTTTGACTGGATGGATCAGACCGGACGAATGCAGGACACGATGATCGTGCTGACCTCGGATCACGGGGATTTCCTGGGCGATCACTGGATGGGAGAGAAGACCTTCTTCCATGACGCCTCGACCAAAATGCCGCTGATCATCTTTGATCCATCGCCCGAGGCTGATGCCACACGCGGCACCACATGCGATGCATTGGTCGAATCCATCGATCTAGCGCCCACGTTTCTGGAGATTGCAGGCGGTGAACCCGCAGGGCACATTTTGGAGGGGCATTCGTTGCTGCCCATCCTGCACGGTCAGGCCGAAAGCACTCCGCGCGATGTGGTGATTTGTGAGTACGACTACTCCGCATCCCCCATTGCGCAGACACTGAACGCCTCGGTTCGGGATGCGGTCATGTTCATGGTTGCAAACGAGAAATGGAAGCTGATCCATTGTGAAGGGGGCTATCGCCCGCTTTTGTTTGATCTGGAGAATGATCCGAATGAGCTGACGGACCTTGGCGTAAGCGATGAGCATGCAGACATCATCGCCGAGATGTATGATCACCTGTTCACCTGGACGCGGCGCCAGTCGCAGCGCACGACCCGGTCGGAAGAACAACTGCTAAACATGCGTGGATCAAGCCGAGGAACAGGCGTGGTGATCGGTATTTACGACGAAAACGAGATGCCGCTTGAGCTGACCGTTAAATACCGCAACCGCAAAGCGCGACCCTTTGGGGACTACAAGACAGATTAATTCTTCATTCGCGGCCCTAATGACGGTTCAACCTTGAGCGGGCAGGGGGTAGAAGACAGCAACGCCGCCTCAATCGGAGAGCTTTCATGACCGCCCCAAAGCCCGTTGTCCTTTGTATCCTTGATGGTTGGGGCCTATCCGACGACACCAAGGCCAATGCGCCTTATCTGGCAAATACGCCAACCTTTGATGCTCTCATGGCTGAAGGTCCTCATGCGCAACTGATAACGCACGGGCCGGATGTGGGTCTACCTAGTGGTCAGATGGGTAATTCCGAGGTTGGTCACACCAATATCGGGGCTGGGCGCGTGGTTGCGATGGATCTGGGGCAGATTGACCTAGCCATAGAAGACGGTTCTTTCTTTCACAATGAGGCGCTGCAGAGCTTCATCGCTAAGGTGAAAGCTGCAGGCGGGACAGCGCATCTGATGGGGCTGGTATCGGATGGGGGCGTGCACGGGCACCTGGATCACATCGTAGCTGCCGCCAAAGCGGCTACCGATGCGGGTGTGCCTGTGGCGCTACATGCGATCACCGACGGGCGCGATGTGGCCCCGAAATCGGCCTTTACCTACATCGCCGAACTCGAAGACCGGTTGCCCGATGGCGCAAAGGTCGTCACCGTCTGTGGGCGCTACTTTGCCATGGACCGCGATAATCGCTGGGTACGCGTTTCCGAGGCCTATGACGCAATAGTCAAAGGTCAGGGGCGCACCGTGGCCTCGGCCCATGAGGCCGTCGACCATGCCTACGCCCAATCCGAAACCGACGAGTTTATCGCGCCCACGGTTCTTGCTGGTTATTCCGGTATTAAGGACGGTGATGGGTTCTTTTGCCTGAACTTCCGCGCCGACCGTGCCCGAGAAATCCTGCGGGCAATTGGGGAGCCCGGTTTTGCTGAGTTCGACAACGGTCCGCGCCCGCAGTTGTCGGCGTTACTGGGCATGGTTGAGTATTCCGATGGCCACAGCGATTATATGACGACCGTATTTCCCAAGCGGGATATCGTGAACACGCTGGGCGAATGGGTTGCTAAGCAAGGCCTGCGCCAGTTCCGGCTGGCCGAAACCGAGAAGTACCCTCATGTCACTTTCTTCCTGAACGGTGGCAAAGAGCAGCCCGAGGGTGGCGAGGATCGCTTCATGCCCAAATCGCCCAAAGTGGCGACATATGATTTGCAGCCCGAGATGTCCTCGGCCGAAGTGACAGAAAAGTTCGTCGAGGCGATCCACGGCGGATATGATCTGATCGTCACCAACTACGCCAATCCAGATATGGTTGGTCATACCGGTGATCTGCAAGCTGCGATTGAAGCCTGTGAAGCTGTTGATCAAGGGCTGGGGCAGGTGGTTGCAGCGCTGAAGCAGGTCGGGGGTGCGATGATTTTGACCGCAGATCACGGTAATTGTGAAATGATGGTTGACCCGGAAACGGGCGGTCCACATACGGCGCATACGCTGAATCCCGTGCCTGTTGTTCTGGTCGGCGGCCCCGAAGGGGCAAGCCTGCGCGATGGGCGCTTGGCCGATCTTGCTCCAACTTTGTTGCAGCTTATGGAATTGCCGAAACCCGTTGAAATGACAGGGGAAAGCTTGCTGACATGAGATTGCGCCCGATCGTTGCTGCAGCGCTGATTTGGGCCACCCCTGTCGTCGCCCAAACCAGCCCGTCAAAGGCGGCACTAGAAGCGGCCGAGATGCTGGAGCAAGCCTCGATCGCGTTGACTGAGGCCGAATCTGCCCGCGACCGGGTCAAAGCTCTGACCGAAACCATAAAAGCCTACGAGGCTGGTCTGAGCGCTATGCGCGACGGCCTGCGCCGCGCGGCCTTGCGCGAGGCGCAATTGACTGCAGAATTGCAGGTACAAGAGCAGGAGGTAGCGCAGCTGTTAGGTGTTCTGCAGACGATCGAAACCACCGCGCCTCCAGTACTTATGCTGCACCCGTCCGGCCCACTTGGGGCCGCGCGCACTGGTATGATGTTGTCCGAAGTCACGCCTGGGTTGAACGCGCAGGCTCAGGCGCTTGCAAACGAATTGCAAGAGGTACAGACACTGCGACAGCTTCAACAAAACGCTGCCAATACGCTGACCGAAGGGTTGGAGGGTGTTCAGGATGCCCGCACGCAGCTTAGTGAGGCGATAGCGGACCGGACCGATCTGCCGCGCCGTTTCGTAGAAGATCCTGTGCGTACAGCGATCCTGATATCCTCGACCGAAACGCTGGATGGGTTTGCCAGTGGGTTATCCGAGATCACCGATGGTGAGATTGAAGATACAAATGCAGATGTCTCGGGCCGGAAAGGTCAAATCGCGTTGCCCGCACAAGGGGTCATGCTGCACCGGGCGGGTGAAACGGACGCAGCGGGGGTAAGGCGCCCTGGGCTGGTGCTGGGCACGCGACCCCGCGCATTGGTCACCGCGCCAACGGCTGCCACGATCCGTTACCGCGGGCCCTTGCTGGATCTCGGGAATCTTGTGATCCTTGAACCCCAGCCCGGATTGCTATTCGTGTTCTCAGGTCTGCAAGAGGTATATGGTCTGACCGGGGAAGTGATACCCGAGGGTACTCCGGTAGGTTTGATGCCGGGTGAAACTCCGGAAATCGGCGCTATTATGTCAACAAGCGGTGATGGCACTGGAACTGACTGGTCAGAAACGCTCTATATAGAAGTAAGACAGGATAACAGCCCAGTGGACCCGGAATCATGGTTCCGGACGGACAAGGATGGATAAACGAGTATGAAGAAATTTGTGATGGCCGGACTGGCCGGCACCGTGGCAGGGATAGTCGCAACAACACAGATCGCAGGCCCTCTGCTTGCGCAAGAGGCCGAGAACAAGGCAAGTGTTTACGAACAACTTGATCTGTTCGGTGACATTTTCGAACGTATTCGCGCCCAGTATGTCGAAGAGGTAGAAACCGACGAGCTGATCGAGGCTGCGATTGATGGGATGCTGACCTCGCTAGACCCACATTCCAGCTACCTGTCGCCTGATGATGCCGAGCAGATGCGCGTGCAGACACGTGGCGAGTTTGGCGGGCTCGGTATCGAAGTCACGCAGGAAGAAGGCTTTGTCAAAGTTGTATCGCCCATCGATGACACCCCAGCGGATGCTGCTGGTATCGAAGCGGGCGATTTCATCACTCATGTGGATGGCGAGAGCATTTTGGGGCTGACGCTGGATAAAGCCGTGGACCTGATGCGCGGCCCGGTGGGATCGGAAATCGTGATCACAGTCGTGCGTGAAGGCGAGCAGGAGCCATTCGACGTAACGATCGTTCGCGACACGATCAAGCTGACCGCAGTTCGTGCACGTACCGAAGGTACAAGTGTCGTGTTGCGTGTCACGACCTTCAATGACCAAACCTATCCGAACCTCAAGGAAGGACTGGAAGAACAGATCGAAGAGGCCGGAGGCATCGAAAACGTCAATGGCATCGTTCTGGATCTGCGTAACAATCCGGGCGGGCTATTGACACAGGCCATTAAGGTCTCTGACGCGTTCCTGGATGAGGGCGAAATCGTCTCGACCCGGGGTCGCAATCTCGAAGATGGTGAGCGATTCAACGCAACACCCGGCGATCTGACCGGAGGCAAGCCCATCGTTGTGCTGATCAACGGTGGTTCGGCCTCGGCGTCGGAAATTGTCGCGGGCGCCTTGCAGGATCACAATCGCGCCATCGTGGTTGGTACTAAGAGCTTCGGCAAGGGATCGGTGCAGACGGTCATGCCGCTTCGGGGTGACGGGGCTATGCGTCTGACAACCTCTCGCTACTACACGCCCTCGGGTCGTTCGATTCAGGCGCTTGGCGTCAGCCCGGACATCATCGTCGAACAACCACGCAACAACCCGGTTGACGAGGAAGAGGAAGATACAAACACCCGCACCCGGTCCGAGGCCGATCTGCGTGGCAGCCTGAACAATGACAGCCTCAGCGAGGACGAGATTCGCCAGATCGAAGAGGATCGCGCCAAGGCCGAAGCCACCGCGGAGCTGCGGGAAGAGGATTATCAACTGGCCTATGCCATCGATATTCTCAAGGGCCTGTCCGCATTCAATCCGACTGGACCTTCACAATAAAGGATAGGGGCCGCCACCAGCGGCCCCATACTTACACCTGTACGGGTTACCCTTCGACCTTGTGCAGCTTTTTCTCATCCAGCATCAGCGCTAGGACGATTCCAGCAGCGACTGAGATCGTGGCGAATACAAAAGCCATATTCATTCCGGTATCAAAGGCCGCCGCAATGGCGGCCTGAACCTTTTCAGTTTCACCTGAATTCAACTTTTCAAGCACTGCTTTTGCCGAGTCTGTGTTCAGCGTTCCACCATTGATCGCTTTCTGATCAGCCTCGGACATTTTGATGCCTGACGCGGTCAATCGGGTTTTCAGGCTGGACAGGCTTGTCACATACATGACCGCCGTCGCACAGGCGACCGCGATTGCCCCATAGACGAGATGGGTCATGAAACTCAGGCCGCCAACCAGTCCGGCGCGTTCCGGCTTGACCGCGCATACAGCGGCTGTTCCCGAAGGCCCGACCGTCAGCGTTGCGCCCAAACCAATCAGCGCCATTCCGGGCAGAATCTGAAAATATCCGGTCCCGGAAGGCATGATGACAACGCTTGCCGCCCCGACTGTGGCGCAAATATATCCCCAAAACAGCAGTCGCTTGGGCCCAAAATCGTTATACAGCGTACCCGAGACGATTGATCCGACCGCTAGCAACACCGTCAGCGGTGCCAAACCCAGCGCCGATTGGAACACAGACCATCCCAAGACTTTTTGCATATACTGCGGAAAATATAGCAGCCCGACAAAAGCTGCCGAGACGTTGAACATATTCAGACCCAAGGTAATCAGAAACTCTCGGTTCTGCATCAACTGAGGCATTAGCAAGGGTTCCTTGACCCTCTTTTCGACTTTCGGAAACAGGAAGAACAAAACGGCGCTGACAAAAAACAGCAGCAAAAGCGGCAGCGAAGTCCAGCCCCAATCGGCACCAACATCCAAACCGTAAAGCAAGAGCAAAACTGCAAAAGAAAGGATGCCCATCCCGGCAAAGTCGATGTGTTCACCTTTCTTATGCTCGGTCTCACGCTCCATCAGCAGGATCGCAGTCGTCATCGAAATGCTGGAAAACACCACATTGGCGAGGAAAAACAACCGCCAATCACCCAGATTGACCACCGCGCCGCTAATCATCGGTCCAAAGACATTACCCGTGGTGACACCCGCCAGTATCAGCCCCATCACCAATGCGCGGTGTTCTTCTTTCGACACTTTGGTGGCTCCAAATGCCAGTGTGCAGGGCCACACGCATCCCGCCCCGATCCCCTGCAAGGCGCGTGCGCCGATCAGGTAGTCCAATCCGGGTGAGACAAAGCATAAAACCGACGCAAACAGAAAGATCGAAAGACCGATGATCATCATCTTGCGATGACCATACATGTCACCCAGGCGACCTCCGGCCACCATCGTCATGGCAAAGAACAGAGCGTAAATATTCAGAACCCACTGGGTGCTGGTGATGTCGGCGTCAAAGCTGTTTTCGATTGCCGGGACCAGCATGAGGGCACCGGTAAAATCGATCCCGATCCCGAAACCCGTCACCATCAGCGCGATGACCTTTATGATGCTGTTGCGATCCATAGGCCAATCCAATGATGCACGTATGGACCTGAAAAGATAGGGACAATCCTATCGGTACTGTGGTCAGGTTTCGCTTTGAGATGCCTGAGAGCGGCGGAACGCGCGCTTTAACATGTCCAACTCGGCGCGCAACAAAGCGACTTCGGCCCTCAAGTCATCTGCGGCGGGTGAACCGGCGATGATGGTGAAATCCCCCAGCTTATGGCCTGTTGTTCCATCGTGAATCACGACAGTATGGACACCTTCCGACAGGGCGGCGGGCGGCACAGGGATGCGCAAGGCCCAGCCATCTGTTGCTGGTTCCAACTCAACATCAGTCAAAGGCTCACCAAGAAACAGCACCTTGATCTGAGGGGGGCTTTCGCTGGTCAAATGGCCTTCCCACAGGCCGTTTTCGAAGCGGATTGGTGTCAGGGTGGTATGAGACATTGAGTACCCTTTACAGATCAGCCCGGTGGTAACGGCAGAATGTCAGGTCACGAAACACCACACGGTTCATCGCGGGTTGATCAATGATCAGATCCAGCCAGAGTTTTTCAATTCGACGCTCATTCACGTTCAGATGGGCCAGATCAAAATCTACAGTCGCCGCAGGTGTTGAAAGATCAAGTTCGCGCAGAACCTGCTCGGTATTTGGGCCATGCTGAATGTTCAGGCGGGCGAAGACTACGGTAGAACGCTCGTACTCAACCAGAGTGTCGACCCGCATCAGATGCTGGCGGGACAGATTTATGGCGGCATCCGTGGGCAGATCAATGGAAAGCGACAGGAAAGATCCCTGAAAATCAAATACCTCAACGGCCAGACTGAAAGGCGCCAAATCCTTGTCTCGCCGATTTCGGATTTGCTGCAGCCCGATCTCGACCTGGCTGCAATCGTGAAACAGGATGACCTGCCCATCCATCCGCGCCTTGCGCGGGGCCGAGGCTATACCTTTGCGGATCAGTGGCGTCCGCCACAGGTCCGGTCGCCACGACCAATCCGTTCCCAAGGGTTTTGGAAATTGGGTCGCCCCAATCAAGGGTTGGATCAGGCGAGCATCAGCTTTTTGAATTGCTTGTTCAAGTTTGCCGCGCAACCGCCGGGCGTCATCACGTTGGCGGCGAAGCTCAGGCAGTGCGAGGTGGTCAGACTGCTGCGCGGCACGCTGCCAGCGCCCCAGAGCCTTTAGTTGAATATATCGATCCAGTAATCTGCCCATCGCCCCATCTTTCAAGACAGCCCCTCTTTAGTCAAAGTCGGGGTAGGGGACAAACCAGTCTTACTTGATTAGCGGATAAATCTTCCCGAATCCTAAATGTGATCTCCTATCCAGCTGGTTTCTGCGTCGCAAAGAGCCGCCATTCTTGCAATAGCTCGGGCCGAGGCTTACCGTCGGCGCTCGGGCAATCGGCATTTGTCCCGGATCATACAGGCTCATCATGAGGCAGGGGAATGGAACCCACCCTATTTTCATTCATATGGAAGCATTCGAAAAAACAGCAATTGGTCCTGCTATTGCTGACCGTTCTGTCATTTCCGTTCCTTTACGCTTCGTTGGAGCTTCCCAAGCAGATCATCAACGACGCGATTGGTGCGCCCGCTGACACCGTGACAGCACTTGGTATCACCGTGACACAGGTGCAGTACCTGCTGATTCTGTGCTTTGCCTTTTTGGCAACTGTCATCGCCAGTGGCGTGATGAAAATGCGCATCAATACCATGAAAGGCATTCTCGCCGAGCGGATGTTGCGTCGCCTTCGCTTTACCTTGATCAGCCGCTCGATGCGCTTTCCCAAATCCTATTTCGCCACCACCAGCCAAGGTGAACTGGTATCGATGATCACGTCCGAGGCCGAACCCATGGGCGGGTTGATGGGAGATGCCATCGCGCAGCCCGTTTTTCAGTTCGGCCAGATGATGACGATCGTCACGTTTCTTTTCATGCAAAGCGTGTGGTTTGGTCTGGCCAGTATTGCATTGATCCCTTTGCAGGCTTGGCTGATTCCCAAATTGCAGCGTCAGATCAACCTTCTGAACAAGGATCGCATTCAGGAGGTCAGGCGGCTGAGCTCTGAGATTGGCGAAAGTGCTGCTGGTATCAGCGATCTGCGCACCAATGGCGGCTGGCGCTATCGTCTGGCGCAATTCAGCCATCGGCTAGGAACCTTGTTCGAGATCCGCTTTAAGATCTACAACAAGAAGTTCTTCATGAAGTTCCTCAACAATCTGATCACTCAGATGACACCCTTCCTGTTCTATTCAGTGGGCGGCTATCTGGCGATCACGGGCGAGGTGACAGTAGGCGCATTGGTCGCCGCGTTGGGTGCATATAAAGACCTCAGCGGCCCTTGGAAGGATCTTCTGACCTACTACAACCAGGTACAGGACATGTCACTGCGCTGGGAAATTGTGACCGAACGGTTTGCCCCATCGAATATGATACCCGAACAGTTGTTTGAGGGCGTCCCCGAGGCGATCCCGCACCTAACCGGCGATATCGAACTGCGCAACGTGACCGTTCGTGATGATGACGGCAAGACCATACTTGAGGATATTGATCTTACCATTCCCCAAGGCGCTCGGGTTGCGATTCAGTCGAAACACGCTTCGGAACGCAGTGCGCTTGCGCAGTTGCTGACGCGCGAAGTGCTGCCGGTTCAAGGCGAGGTTCTGATGGCTGGCCACAACCTCAACAGCCTGCATCAGGCGGTGATTGCGGCGCGGATCGGCTATGCCTATTCACGCCCTTACC includes:
- a CDS encoding MFS transporter — translated: MDRNSIIKVIALMVTGFGIGIDFTGALMLVPAIENSFDADITSTQWVLNIYALFFAMTMVAGGRLGDMYGHRKMMIIGLSIFLFASVLCFVSPGLDYLIGARALQGIGAGCVWPCTLAFGATKVSKEEHRALVMGLILAGVTTGNVFGPMISGAVVNLGDWRLFFLANVVFSSISMTTAILLMERETEHKKGEHIDFAGMGILSFAVLLLLYGLDVGADWGWTSLPLLLLFFVSAVLFFLFPKVEKRVKEPLLMPQLMQNREFLITLGLNMFNVSAAFVGLLYFPQYMQKVLGWSVFQSALGLAPLTVLLAVGSIVSGTLYNDFGPKRLLFWGYICATVGAASVVIMPSGTGYFQILPGMALIGLGATLTVGPSGTAAVCAVKPERAGLVGGLSFMTHLVYGAIAVACATAVMYVTSLSSLKTRLTASGIKMSEADQKAINGGTLNTDSAKAVLEKLNSGETEKVQAAIAAAFDTGMNMAFVFATISVAAGIVLALMLDEKKLHKVEG
- a CDS encoding murein hydrolase activator EnvC, with translation MRLRPIVAAALIWATPVVAQTSPSKAALEAAEMLEQASIALTEAESARDRVKALTETIKAYEAGLSAMRDGLRRAALREAQLTAELQVQEQEVAQLLGVLQTIETTAPPVLMLHPSGPLGAARTGMMLSEVTPGLNAQAQALANELQEVQTLRQLQQNAANTLTEGLEGVQDARTQLSEAIADRTDLPRRFVEDPVRTAILISSTETLDGFASGLSEITDGEIEDTNADVSGRKGQIALPAQGVMLHRAGETDAAGVRRPGLVLGTRPRALVTAPTAATIRYRGPLLDLGNLVILEPQPGLLFVFSGLQEVYGLTGEVIPEGTPVGLMPGETPEIGAIMSTSGDGTGTDWSETLYIEVRQDNSPVDPESWFRTDKDG
- a CDS encoding DUF6478 family protein codes for the protein MGRLLDRYIQLKALGRWQRAAQQSDHLALPELRRQRDDARRLRGKLEQAIQKADARLIQPLIGATQFPKPLGTDWSWRPDLWRTPLIRKGIASAPRKARMDGQVILFHDCSQVEIGLQQIRNRRDKDLAPFSLAVEVFDFQGSFLSLSIDLPTDAAINLSRQHLMRVDTLVEYERSTVVFARLNIQHGPNTEQVLRELDLSTPAATVDFDLAHLNVNERRIEKLWLDLIIDQPAMNRVVFRDLTFCRYHRADL
- a CDS encoding sulfatase-like hydrolase/transferase, yielding MNKAKNVLFIMFDQLRWDYLSCYGHPHLHTPNIDRLASMGVRFTRAYIQSPICGSSRMSTYTGRYVHSHGASWNGIPLKVGEVTMGDHLRKAGMDCWLVGKTHMRADAEGMARLGLEPDSLIGARVAECGFDVFERDDGMRPEGPDGFYDPDGAKRYNEYLKDKGYESDNPWHDFANSGLDEEGNVLSGWFLKNSSEAANIAEEDSETPYLTSRAMEFMENHDGPWCCHLSYIKPHWPYIVPEPYASMYGPEHILPVIRSEAERQNAHPVLKAFMDTKIGQTFSRQDVREAVIPAYMGLIKQADDQMGRLFDWMDQTGRMQDTMIVLTSDHGDFLGDHWMGEKTFFHDASTKMPLIIFDPSPEADATRGTTCDALVESIDLAPTFLEIAGGEPAGHILEGHSLLPILHGQAESTPRDVVICEYDYSASPIAQTLNASVRDAVMFMVANEKWKLIHCEGGYRPLLFDLENDPNELTDLGVSDEHADIIAEMYDHLFTWTRRQSQRTTRSEEQLLNMRGSSRGTGVVIGIYDENEMPLELTVKYRNRKARPFGDYKTD
- a CDS encoding S41 family peptidase, which gives rise to MKKFVMAGLAGTVAGIVATTQIAGPLLAQEAENKASVYEQLDLFGDIFERIRAQYVEEVETDELIEAAIDGMLTSLDPHSSYLSPDDAEQMRVQTRGEFGGLGIEVTQEEGFVKVVSPIDDTPADAAGIEAGDFITHVDGESILGLTLDKAVDLMRGPVGSEIVITVVREGEQEPFDVTIVRDTIKLTAVRARTEGTSVVLRVTTFNDQTYPNLKEGLEEQIEEAGGIENVNGIVLDLRNNPGGLLTQAIKVSDAFLDEGEIVSTRGRNLEDGERFNATPGDLTGGKPIVVLINGGSASASEIVAGALQDHNRAIVVGTKSFGKGSVQTVMPLRGDGAMRLTTSRYYTPSGRSIQALGVSPDIIVEQPRNNPVDEEEEDTNTRTRSEADLRGSLNNDSLSEDEIRQIEEDRAKAEATAELREEDYQLAYAIDILKGLSAFNPTGPSQ
- the gpmI gene encoding 2,3-bisphosphoglycerate-independent phosphoglycerate mutase; translation: MTAPKPVVLCILDGWGLSDDTKANAPYLANTPTFDALMAEGPHAQLITHGPDVGLPSGQMGNSEVGHTNIGAGRVVAMDLGQIDLAIEDGSFFHNEALQSFIAKVKAAGGTAHLMGLVSDGGVHGHLDHIVAAAKAATDAGVPVALHAITDGRDVAPKSAFTYIAELEDRLPDGAKVVTVCGRYFAMDRDNRWVRVSEAYDAIVKGQGRTVASAHEAVDHAYAQSETDEFIAPTVLAGYSGIKDGDGFFCLNFRADRAREILRAIGEPGFAEFDNGPRPQLSALLGMVEYSDGHSDYMTTVFPKRDIVNTLGEWVAKQGLRQFRLAETEKYPHVTFFLNGGKEQPEGGEDRFMPKSPKVATYDLQPEMSSAEVTEKFVEAIHGGYDLIVTNYANPDMVGHTGDLQAAIEACEAVDQGLGQVVAALKQVGGAMILTADHGNCEMMVDPETGGPHTAHTLNPVPVVLVGGPEGASLRDGRLADLAPTLLQLMELPKPVEMTGESLLT